The following DNA comes from Candidatus Peregrinibacteria bacterium.
CTCGAACTTTGTCAAAAAAAACAGGAAGTTCTTCTGGTAACACGTCAATCCGCTCAAAGGTCGCAGAAATACCGAATGCATCAAACGCCGATTTCTGCATTGGTGGCGAAAGAGAGTGCCCTATGGGATGACCAATGACAGCATATTTCATGTGTTGGAATGGAGAAATGATGGCGCTACTTTACACGGAAGAATTTCGACACTTTCCCATACTTTTCCCAAAATATACGGCTCTTTTGCAAGCCACTGTTGCAACTCTTCATCTGATGGAAAATCAACAATAAGCACAGATCCGTTCATGTTTCCCACATCACCGAGCAATGCGGCGGCACAAATTGCTTTTCCTTCCTTTCTCAGGGCATCGTTGACATTAAGATGATCTTTTCTTGCACTAAGACGTCTTTCGAGAGCTTTTTCATCTTGATAATCTCGAGCGATTATAACGTATTGCATGGAAAAAAAAGAGAGTCAGTCAAATTTCATCCGAAGTGTCGTTCCAGAAGAAGCGGTATTTCCAAAAATATCAGAGAGATTTTTCCAAGAGAGTTCGCAAAACGGACTCGTTTCTGAAAGTACAATGTCGCCAAAGACCAAACGGACATCCCGAAGATCATTTTCATTTCGAGCAAGTTGATAGGGAACAAACACATTTTCATCACATCGAAGTTCAAAAGTATCGGGAGAAAATTCTTTCGCAAGTGCCTCTGAAAATCGAGTGAAGATTTCTCGAGGAGGTTCAAAAATTGCCTGCTCCAAAAATGGAGGAAACGTATCGGGGAGGAGTTTGACAGTAAATATTCGATTTCGAGAAAGCCTTGTTTTACACACCGAAATATTTTCTCGCAAGAGCGATTCATCACAACCATCAACAGAAAACCCAGTTTCCCCCACTCCACGAAAAATAAGCGTGAGATCATCTTCCGTTCCGCTCTGTTGAAGCCACAGAAGCTCATGCGACTCATTTGGAAGCCACGTTTCTGGGAAAACAAATACAAGTGGTATTTCCAAAGATTGTCCAGGATCAAGAGAAATCACACGCGAAAACTCCTCAACTTTTTCTTCAGGAAGAGATTGTTGTTCCCATTCTTCAGAAGTCTCGGAAAGTTTAGTTCCTTGTGGATGATACACACGAATGAGCATTCGCTCAGGACCAGAAAAAATATTATCTGTTCCAGTGTGTTGTAAATGTATTGCAAATCGCTCTGATACTCCTCCTTCGGGAGAGAGCGTGATTTCAGAAGTTACATTTCGCAGAATGTATCGATCGGATTTTTTTCCGCCCAAATTCGCAACATTCACCCCAAAAAAACCATTCCATGGCATTTCTGCAGTATTATTTTTCGGAAACTCTCCTGTCCATCCTTTTTCTTGTGCAATATGTTGCAACTTCTCATCCAAAAACCAGACTTGGATTTTTTTTGTATCTGCTAAATATGTGGCGAGCTGTGCCATTTTTGGAAGACGAAACCATGAAGCGGATCGAAAAAGATTGTGCGCCATGTCTCCCAAAAAATCTTTTCGCTGATCAATTTCTTCTTTGGAATGAAGATTGATATTTTTCGTTTGTCGCTGAAGCGAAAGAAAAAGATCTTGAGAATCCTGAGGATCTAAAAGTTGAATAACTGATTCTACCGCGGAAAAATTTACCGCAACAACGACATCAATTTTTGTATTGGCAAAGCGAGGATCAAATCTCAGAAAGCGGATTGTCTCTTGTGCGGACTCGGAAAAATCTGGGGAAAAATTGCTATCACGAAATACCATTCCCGAAAACTTCGGATCTTCTGCAAAAATTTTTGCCATCGCCGGCGGCGCTTTCTGGGGAATGGGAGGATTTGCCACGGCATAGGAATCGAAAAAGTGGAGTCTTTCTTTTTCTTTGGGGGTAAAGAGAATAAAGCCCGAAAGAAATCCGCCCGTCGGACGAAGTTCTGCTTCATTTTGAAGAAGCACCAGTATATTTGCCTTGCGAAGCTCATTTGTGTACGGAACAAACTCTGAAAAAGAACCACTTGCAAGCCGAAAAAGAGGAATAAGAAAGAGGAAAAGGAGAAGAAAAAGTGTTGCAAGAATTCCAAAGACAATAAGCCAAAAATGGGATTCTTTTTCTACTTTCTTTCCGAGTCGGCGCTGGGAGAATGCACGCTTTTTCATGGAATGCATTCTATGCTATTTCTTTTTTCTTGTCATTGTGAACTCTCTATCTTGTTACTGCAGGCTTCCTTCTTTGTCATTACGGACGTGATCCGCAATCTCTCTTCACAACAGAAGAGATCCTGAATCAAGTTCAGGATAACAGAGAAGGAGAGGATAACAGGAGGGAAATATTTTTCTCTCTCCTACTTTTTTTATTCATGTTCCATTTTGATAATATTCATAACCTTTTCGTTCTGTCTCGCAAAAATAAAAAGCAGGGTCCAAGTTGCTTCTTTTTCATTACTCCAAACCCCCTGATCAAAATCGATACAAGAAATCTTCATTGTCTCTGGATCTACCAATAAATTTGGAGAACTCATAAAATCATAGTTAACAACGCTCCAGTCGAAGTTTTTGAGATTTTCGTCCTTATGTCTATCTGCGTACTTCGAGAGTCCACCCAAATCAAGTTTTGCATCTATTTTTGCAGAATCTTCCACAACGCTATTTACTCGCTCCAGCATGCGATACATATTTTGCAATTTCAGAATAAGGAGATATATATTTCGCAACAATCGAGGATCCTCTTTTTGACTCTCACTCAAGGAGGCTATTGTTACCTGAGGAACTCTTTCTTGTACTGTATACTCCTTTACTACTGTTCGACTGCCATCTTTTTTATTTCCTAAAATGAAAAAGGATTCAGGAATAAAACCTCCAAGGAAGAACTCTAGCATTTCATATTTTTTCTTCTTGTATAAGATTCTCCAAAAATGACCCTCAGGATCCATTGGCTCTTTTGGATTGTGATTCCACTTTACAACATATTCCTCCCCCCTCTCTTCTTTCGGCATCTTTGACATAAGAGAAACAACAACATTATCCTTTCCCCTTCCAATAGAAGAACTGAATTTTCCGTCAAATGGGGTCAGTGGATCTTTTTTCATATTTTTATTATATCACTATAAAAAATTTTGTCTCAAAAATTTTGTGACTAGTTGAGGCATATTTTGGACATTATTTTTTATCACAAAAAAAACGACACCAGTTTAGGTCAGTTTGCAAATGGATAAAGCCTCATTTTAAAAAATCTTATTCAACTTTTATTTTTCTTTGAATATTTCTCGTAAATACTGACCAGTAAATGATTTCTCATTCCCTGCCACTTCTTCTGGCGTTCCCTCTGCAATAATCTGACCTCCACCAGAACCTCCTTCTGGACCAATATCCACAAGATGATCGCAACACTTCACAACATCGAGATTGTGCTCAATAACGAGAACCGTGTTTCCTCCTTCTGTTAAAGTATTCAGCACTACTAGGAGCTTTTTGATATCATCAAAATGGAGCCCTGTCGTTGGCTCATCGAGAATGTAGAATGTTTTTCCAGTACTCCGTTTGCTGAGCTCTGTTGCAAGTTTGACGCGCTGTGCTTCTCCACCAGAAAGTGTGGTAGCAGATTGCCCCAACTGAATATACCCGAGCCCAACTTCATCCAGTGTTTCGAGTTTTCGTTGAATAGAAGGAATACTTGCAAAAAATTCGAGCCCCTCAGAAACGGTCATCTGGAGAATATCCGCAATATTTTTCCCTCGCCATGTAATTTCAAGTGCCTCTGCATTATAGCGTTTTCCTTTGCAGACTTCACACGGGACATAAATATCTGGCAAAAAATGCATTTCGATTTTTACAATACCATCTCCTTGGCAAGATTCGCATCGTCCTCCTTTTACGTTAAACGAAAACCGTCCAGCACGGTATCCGCGGAGCTTTGCCTCAGAAGTTGTAGCAAATAAATCACGAATATCGGTAAAGACACCCGTATAGGTAGCAGGATTACTTCGTGGAGTTCTTCCAATGGGAGATTGATCAATCACAATTGCTTTATCAAGAAGACGAATCCCCTCAATGCGTTCCACGCTTCCAACAGGTTGGCTCGCACGATTAAGTTCGTTGAGTAGATATGGCGCGAGAATTTGATTGATAAGAGAACTTTTTCCGGAACCAGAAACCCCTGTAATACCAATGAGCTTCCCCAAAGGAAGACTGACACTTACATTTTGAAGATTATTTTGATTGGCGCCAACAATGCGAAGATGTTTTCCGTTTCCATCTCGACGCTTTTTTGGAATGGCAATCTTTTCTCTTCCCGAAAGATATTGTGCAGTGGGAGAATTTGGATTTTTGAGAAAATCACGAAGAACACCTTGATTCTGAACCTCTCCTCCGTGTGCACCTGCTCCAGGTCCAATTTCAAGAAGCCAATCGGCTTCTCTCATCATTTCTTCATCGTGCTCTACAACTAATACCGTGTTTCCAATGCTTTGGAGATCGCGGAGAGTTTTAATGAGTCGAGAGTTATCTCGTTGATGAAGCCCGATAGACGGCTCATCGAGAACATAGAGAACACCCTGTAATTTGCTCCCGATCTGTGTAGCAAGACGAATACGTTGTGCTTCTCCTCCCGAAAGAGTATTCGCCGAGCGAGAAAGTGTGAGATAGCGAAGTCCAACATCTTGCAAAAATGAGAGTCTTGCAGAAATTTCAAGGAGAATAAGGCGTGAAACCTCTTTTTCGTAAGCATTCAGTTTTTCGGGCAGATTTTGAAAAAACAAAAAGGCATCGCTCACCGAAAGACGAGTAACATCAATAATATTTTTTTCACAAATGGTGATACTCAAAATTTCTTTTTTGAGGCGCGTTCCATGGCAATCTGGGCATTCTTCCATTTCCATAAATTTTTCAATTTGCTTTCGAGAAAAATCGGATTCTGTTTCGCGAAAACGACGTTCTAAATTGGGAATAACTCCTTCAAACTTCACGAGAGCATTTCCCGAAAATCGATCGGAGTCCATAAGAACTGAATACTCCTCATCTCCTGTTCCATGAAGAATAATGTTCGCTTGCTGCTCTGTAAGCTCTCCTACAGGAGTATTCATGGAAAAATTATACTTTTTCACGACCTCCTGAAGAACACGCTGATTCCACCCCTCTCTGCTCGTCATAGTTGCCCAAGGAACAACAGCACCTTCCGCAAGAGTAAGCCGAGGATTCGGGAGGATTCGATCAGGCTTCACCACCATACGATGTCCAAGTCCATGGCACGATTCGCAGGCACCGTAGGGAGAATTAAACGAAAAATTTCTCGGTTCAATTTCTCCAATAACAGGACCATGTTCTGGACAAATAAATTGTTCAGAATAGATGACTTCTGCCTTTGTGTCGACATCGAGAATAGTAACAAGCCCATCACTTTTTCTGAGAGCAATTTCTACAGAATCGGCAAGGCGACTCTTGTCTTCATTTTTATCCTCTACTTTTTCTCCACTCGGAAGATCGATATATCTTTTTCCAAGATTTTTTATAACGAGACGATCAACAACAATTTCAATGGTATGAGGCTTTTTGGGATCAAGCTCTACTTCTTCGGCAATAGAAACAATATTTCCATCAATACGCATGCGAACAAAACCTTCTCGACGAATATTTTCAATGACTCGCTCATGTTCTCCTTTTTTTCCGCGAATAACTGGAGAAAGAATCATGATTCGTGTTCCTTCTGGCATCTCTGCAATACGCTCAGCTACTTGGCTTGCAGACTGTTTTTCAACAAGATGATTACAAATGGGACAATGTGGTCTTCCCACTCTCGCATAAAGAAGACGAAGGTAATCGTAAATTTCTGTCACGGTTCCCACTGTACTTCGCGGATTTCGTGGAGCGGTTTTTTGATCAATAGAAATAGCAGGAGAAAGCCCTGAAATACTTTCAACATCTGGCTTCTCCATCATTCCCAAAAATTGACGGGCGTAGGTGCTTAGAGACTCAATATAACGACGCTGTCCTTCTGCAAAAATAGTATCAAAAGCGAGAGAGCTTTTTCCAGAGCCAGAAAGTCCGGTTACTACTACCAATTTTCCTCGCGGAATACTGACTGAGATATTTTTGAGATTATGCGTCTTAGCACCCGTTACAATAATATTATCCTCCATGTGTGAAAACAACTTGACCGATTTTTTCATTTTTTTAAGTAGATTGCAAGAGGACGAGGTTTTGTATTCGTCCTTTAATCTCATTTTTTCTTTCTCAAAATATTCTTGTCGATGAAAGATGACAGTGTGTTCACAAAGATGATATGTTGACCCATGACTTTTTCGAAAAAATGTCCTTTCTCTTTACTTCCGAATCGGTTACGTGCGGACACCCCGATAAAATTTGCGATCAAATTTCTGATGCTATTCTCGATGAAGCATTGCGGCAAGATCCACATTCCCGTGTTGCGGTAGAAACCGCAGTAAAAACGGGAATGGCAATGGTTTTTGGAGAAATGCGAACAACGGCTTGGGTGGACGTAGAAAAAATTGTCCGTGATGTAGTGCACAATATTGGCTATACCCATGCAAAATATGGACTCGATTTTGAGGCAATGGCAGTTCTCTCTGCTATTGGGCAACAGAGTTCAGAAATTGCGCAAGGAGTAGATGAAACCGAATCGCACGAACTTGGAGCCGGAGATCAGGGAATGATGTTTGGCTATGCCTGCCAAGAAACCAAAGAATTTATGCCACTCCCCATCACTCTGGCACACCGATTGACACGACAAGCAGAAGAAGTTCGCAAAGAAGGAATTTGCCCATTTCTTCGTCCAGACGGAAAGTCGCAAGTTACTGTGGAATATGATGATTCTGGGGAAGTAAAACGAGTCCACACTGTGGTGATCTCACTTCAACACACTCCTGATATTTCTCAAACGAGCCTCTCTCAAGAAGTACACCAACACATTATTGAACCCATTCTCAGTGAATTTCTCGATTCAAAAACTCTTTTTCACATCAATCCTACGGGGAGCTTTGTAATTGGCGGTCCGCAAGGAGACTCTGGACTGACGGGACGAAAAATTATTGTCGATACCTACGGAGGAAGTTGTCCACATGGAGGAGGAGCTTTTTCGGGAAAAGATTCGACAAAAGTCGACCGAACAGGGGCGTATGCCGCACGACATATTGCAAAAAATATTGTGGCGGCAAATCTTGCAAAAAAATGCCAAGTGCAACTCGCATACGCTATTGGAGTTTCTCGTCCGGTTTCAGTTTTTATTGAGACATTTGGAACAGGGACTCTTTCCGACCGAACTCTTGAAGATGCCGTACAGCAGATTTGGGATCTTCGTCCATCGGCAATGATTTCTCACTTTGATCTTCGGAAACCGATTTTTCAACAAACCGCTGTCGGCGGACACTTTGGAAGAAATGAGTTCTCTTGGGAAAATACTGAAAAAGTCTCAGATCTTCTTCAGTCTGTTTAATGCATCCCAATGAATATGGGTCGAAAATATTGGCCAGTTTGGGTACTCGTTGTTGCCATGTTTTTTGCTTGGCTCTCATGGGGAATGGTCTTTAATAATATTTCTCCCATTGCCTCACCTCAAGTTGGCGTTCCTCTTTTCTATCTCACAGCTTTCCTTTCGGAAAGCCTGACATTTTGCGCTTTTTCCGCACTACTCCGTATTGCCTTTTTGCCAAATACTACTGTGGCAGGACATGTTTCTGGAGCCATTCGTCAGGGGCTTATTTTTGGACTTGCGCTCGTAGGAATCATGCTCTTTCAGCAATTTCGCATTCTTACTTGGTGGATTGGAACAATGATTTTTTTGATGGGACTCTTTGTAGAGGCTTTTTTTTGGGGACGATCGGATATTCCAAAATAATCTTTAAAACCCTATCTCCAAGCGATTTTTAAAAGATGTACATTTTCCTGTCGAATAATTTTTGACTCATGTTTCCCTCGTAACTCCTCCGAATTCCTTTGACAAACAAAATCTTGACCACTTCCCTCTTTTTTGCGAGAATCCGCAAGCGTTTTTGAAAATGAGATGCCGGGGTGGCGGAACTGGCAGACGCGCGGGACTCAAAATCCCGTTCCCCTTGGGGAGTGAGGGTTCGATCCCCTCCTCCGGCACCAAAAAGCCACGTCAGAGTTTTTTCTTCTTTTTCTTGTCGATCATGTCACACCCCATTCTTAAAACAGATGTTTATACTCCAGGAACGGCACAAGTAATACGAAGTTCAGGGAAAGTTCCTTCTGTTGTATATGGTCACAAATTAGAAACAAAGAATATAACTGTTGATAAGCAAGAATTTCGACGTGTTTACCGAAAAGCAGGAAAAGCAACACTTGTCGATCTCGAAGTTTCTGGAAAAACAATTCCGGTTCTTATTCACGTTGTTGATACTCACCCTATTTCAGGTGACCCGATTCATATTGATTTCCATGCGGTTCGAATGAATGAAGAAGTACATGCTGTTGTTCCCGTAAAATTTTCTGGTATTTCGGATGCAGTAAAACTTATGGGAGGAGTCCTCACTATTCAACACGAACAAATTCATATTAAATGTCTTCCAAAGCACCTTATCTCTTCTGTAGAGACCTCACTTGAAAAGCTCAAAACCTTTCACGATACCATTACTGTTGCCGATATTCCTTTCCCCAAAGAAGTAACTCTCATTGATCCTCCAGAAACAGTTATTGCAAGTGTAAATGCGCCTCGTGTGAACTCTGCAGATGAAGAGACAGAGACATCATCAGAAGGAGGAGAAACTGGAGAGAAGGTGGAGAAGAAAGCCTAGTTCTCATATCCCATATATGCATCTTCGTGCATTCCTTCTCGTTTTTGTGCCAATCGCCTTTGTGCTTGTAGTAACAGGAGTACTTGGATATTGGTGGGAACAGCATGAAAAAGAAGCTTCTCACAAAACAATACTTCTTTCGGATTTTATTGGAAAAACAACACCCAAGAATCTTATATCTCCCCCTCCGCTTCGTGATGTTGGAGAACCACCTGCTTTTGAAAAATCTCTTCTCACAGGGCTTC
Coding sequences within:
- a CDS encoding YciI family protein, whose amino-acid sequence is MQYVIIARDYQDEKALERRLSARKDHLNVNDALRKEGKAICAAALLGDVGNMNGSVLIVDFPSDEELQQWLAKEPYILGKVWESVEILPCKVAPSFLHSNT
- a CDS encoding DUF4012 domain-containing protein yields the protein MKKRAFSQRRLGKKVEKESHFWLIVFGILATLFLLLFLFLIPLFRLASGSFSEFVPYTNELRKANILVLLQNEAELRPTGGFLSGFILFTPKEKERLHFFDSYAVANPPIPQKAPPAMAKIFAEDPKFSGMVFRDSNFSPDFSESAQETIRFLRFDPRFANTKIDVVVAVNFSAVESVIQLLDPQDSQDLFLSLQRQTKNINLHSKEEIDQRKDFLGDMAHNLFRSASWFRLPKMAQLATYLADTKKIQVWFLDEKLQHIAQEKGWTGEFPKNNTAEMPWNGFFGVNVANLGGKKSDRYILRNVTSEITLSPEGGVSERFAIHLQHTGTDNIFSGPERMLIRVYHPQGTKLSETSEEWEQQSLPEEKVEEFSRVISLDPGQSLEIPLVFVFPETWLPNESHELLWLQQSGTEDDLTLIFRGVGETGFSVDGCDESLLRENISVCKTRLSRNRIFTVKLLPDTFPPFLEQAIFEPPREIFTRFSEALAKEFSPDTFELRCDENVFVPYQLARNENDLRDVRLVFGDIVLSETSPFCELSWKNLSDIFGNTASSGTTLRMKFD
- the uvrA gene encoding excinuclease ABC subunit UvrA — encoded protein: MEDNIIVTGAKTHNLKNISVSIPRGKLVVVTGLSGSGKSSLAFDTIFAEGQRRYIESLSTYARQFLGMMEKPDVESISGLSPAISIDQKTAPRNPRSTVGTVTEIYDYLRLLYARVGRPHCPICNHLVEKQSASQVAERIAEMPEGTRIMILSPVIRGKKGEHERVIENIRREGFVRMRIDGNIVSIAEEVELDPKKPHTIEIVVDRLVIKNLGKRYIDLPSGEKVEDKNEDKSRLADSVEIALRKSDGLVTILDVDTKAEVIYSEQFICPEHGPVIGEIEPRNFSFNSPYGACESCHGLGHRMVVKPDRILPNPRLTLAEGAVVPWATMTSREGWNQRVLQEVVKKYNFSMNTPVGELTEQQANIILHGTGDEEYSVLMDSDRFSGNALVKFEGVIPNLERRFRETESDFSRKQIEKFMEMEECPDCHGTRLKKEILSITICEKNIIDVTRLSVSDAFLFFQNLPEKLNAYEKEVSRLILLEISARLSFLQDVGLRYLTLSRSANTLSGGEAQRIRLATQIGSKLQGVLYVLDEPSIGLHQRDNSRLIKTLRDLQSIGNTVLVVEHDEEMMREADWLLEIGPGAGAHGGEVQNQGVLRDFLKNPNSPTAQYLSGREKIAIPKKRRDGNGKHLRIVGANQNNLQNVSVSLPLGKLIGITGVSGSGKSSLINQILAPYLLNELNRASQPVGSVERIEGIRLLDKAIVIDQSPIGRTPRSNPATYTGVFTDIRDLFATTSEAKLRGYRAGRFSFNVKGGRCESCQGDGIVKIEMHFLPDIYVPCEVCKGKRYNAEALEITWRGKNIADILQMTVSEGLEFFASIPSIQRKLETLDEVGLGYIQLGQSATTLSGGEAQRVKLATELSKRSTGKTFYILDEPTTGLHFDDIKKLLVVLNTLTEGGNTVLVIEHNLDVVKCCDHLVDIGPEGGSGGGQIIAEGTPEEVAGNEKSFTGQYLREIFKEK
- a CDS encoding methionine adenosyltransferase translates to MSFLFTSESVTCGHPDKICDQISDAILDEALRQDPHSRVAVETAVKTGMAMVFGEMRTTAWVDVEKIVRDVVHNIGYTHAKYGLDFEAMAVLSAIGQQSSEIAQGVDETESHELGAGDQGMMFGYACQETKEFMPLPITLAHRLTRQAEEVRKEGICPFLRPDGKSQVTVEYDDSGEVKRVHTVVISLQHTPDISQTSLSQEVHQHIIEPILSEFLDSKTLFHINPTGSFVIGGPQGDSGLTGRKIIVDTYGGSCPHGGGAFSGKDSTKVDRTGAYAARHIAKNIVAANLAKKCQVQLAYAIGVSRPVSVFIETFGTGTLSDRTLEDAVQQIWDLRPSAMISHFDLRKPIFQQTAVGGHFGRNEFSWENTEKVSDLLQSV
- a CDS encoding 50S ribosomal protein L25, which encodes MSHPILKTDVYTPGTAQVIRSSGKVPSVVYGHKLETKNITVDKQEFRRVYRKAGKATLVDLEVSGKTIPVLIHVVDTHPISGDPIHIDFHAVRMNEEVHAVVPVKFSGISDAVKLMGGVLTIQHEQIHIKCLPKHLISSVETSLEKLKTFHDTITVADIPFPKEVTLIDPPETVIASVNAPRVNSADEETETSSEGGETGEKVEKKA